Proteins encoded within one genomic window of Candidatus Binatia bacterium:
- the ftsY gene encoding signal recognition particle protein, with product MFETLTEKFEQTIRKIRGLGRITEKNVEEAVREVRLALLDADVHFHVVKDFVERVREKALGQEVLRSLTPEQQFVKIVHDELRRVMGESVGTFDPEPPWPAVVMVVGLHGSGKTTTVAKLGRYLKEERKRQPYLVPADVYRPAAIDQLVQLGVQAGCAVHPTRPGQDPVAIARAALVAAKERDHDVVLLDTAGRLHVDEELMQELERIREAVTPRKILLVVDAMVGQDAVNVAKGFHERLGIDGVVLTKLDGDARGGAALSVHAVTGRPIYFAGTGEKIDALEPFHPDRMASRILGMGDVLTLVERAQRAYDREKAEELERKLRRKEFTIEDFREHLRAVRKMGPLSELLAMVPGARKVLRQIDPERAESELRKVEAIVNSMTREERRDHTILNGSRRRRIAMGSGTTVADVNRFLKQYLEMRKMMKKMSKLAGRQGSRLPV from the coding sequence ATGTTCGAGACCCTCACCGAGAAGTTCGAGCAGACCATCCGAAAAATCCGCGGGCTCGGGCGCATCACGGAAAAGAACGTCGAGGAAGCCGTACGCGAGGTAAGGCTCGCCCTGCTCGACGCCGACGTGCATTTCCACGTCGTCAAGGACTTCGTCGAGCGCGTGCGCGAAAAGGCGCTAGGGCAGGAGGTCCTCCGGAGCCTCACGCCGGAGCAGCAGTTCGTCAAAATCGTCCACGACGAGCTCCGGCGCGTCATGGGGGAAAGTGTCGGAACTTTCGACCCCGAGCCACCGTGGCCCGCGGTCGTCATGGTCGTGGGACTGCACGGTTCGGGGAAAACGACGACCGTGGCCAAGCTCGGCCGGTACCTGAAGGAAGAGAGGAAAAGGCAGCCCTACCTGGTTCCCGCCGACGTCTACCGGCCCGCCGCCATCGACCAGCTCGTCCAGCTCGGCGTGCAGGCGGGCTGCGCGGTCCACCCGACGCGGCCGGGGCAAGACCCCGTCGCGATCGCCCGAGCGGCCCTCGTCGCGGCGAAAGAACGGGACCACGACGTCGTGCTCCTCGACACCGCGGGGAGACTCCACGTCGACGAAGAGCTCATGCAGGAGCTCGAGCGAATCCGGGAAGCGGTAACACCGCGGAAGATCCTGCTCGTGGTCGACGCGATGGTCGGCCAGGACGCCGTGAACGTCGCGAAAGGGTTCCACGAGCGTCTCGGGATCGACGGTGTGGTGCTCACGAAACTCGACGGAGACGCGCGCGGCGGGGCCGCGCTTTCGGTCCACGCGGTCACGGGGCGCCCGATCTACTTCGCGGGCACGGGCGAAAAAATCGACGCGCTCGAGCCGTTCCACCCGGACCGCATGGCGAGCCGCATCCTCGGCATGGGGGACGTGCTCACGCTGGTGGAGCGGGCGCAGCGGGCCTACGACCGGGAGAAGGCCGAGGAGCTCGAGCGCAAGCTGCGTCGCAAGGAATTCACCATCGAAGACTTCCGCGAGCACCTCCGGGCGGTCCGCAAAATGGGGCCCCTGAGCGAGCTGCTCGCCATGGTGCCCGGGGCGAGGAAAGTGCTGCGGCAGATCGACCCCGAGCGTGCCGAATCCGAGCTCCGGAAGGTCGAAGCCATCGTCAACTCGATGACCAGAGAAGAACGGAGAGACCACACGATCCTGAACGGGAGCCGCCGGCGCCGTATCGCCATGGGGAGCGGCACCACGGTGGCGGACGTGAACCGATTCCTCAAGCAGTACCTGGAAATGCGAAAAATGATGAAGAAGATGAGCAAACTTGCCGGGCGGCAAGGGTCCCGCTTGCCCGTTTGA
- the rpsP gene encoding 30S ribosomal protein S16, with protein MPTSIRLARHGGKKHPVYRIVVADSRVKRDGRRLDQIGTYDPHFTPARVRIDEEKLRLWLRRGAKPTDTVARLIRRTGLPLEPEGT; from the coding sequence ATGCCGACATCCATTCGACTGGCTCGTCACGGGGGGAAAAAGCATCCCGTCTACCGCATCGTCGTCGCGGACTCGCGCGTCAAGCGGGACGGCCGCCGTCTCGACCAGATCGGGACCTACGACCCGCACTTCACGCCCGCGCGGGTGCGAATCGACGAGGAAAAACTGCGGCTCTGGCTTCGGCGGGGGGCGAAGCCGACCGACACCGTGGCACGCCTCATTCGCCGCACCGGTCTGCCGCTCGAACCGGAAGGCACGTAA
- a CDS encoding UPF0109 protein: MKELLLHLAQALVNNPDAVEVKETQGENASVLELKVAKEDLGRIIGKQGRTAKSIRTILNAAASRTNRKVVLDIIEEK, translated from the coding sequence ATGAAAGAACTGCTCCTGCACCTGGCCCAGGCCTTGGTCAACAACCCGGATGCGGTGGAGGTGAAGGAAACGCAGGGAGAGAACGCGTCCGTGTTGGAGCTCAAGGTCGCCAAGGAAGACCTCGGGCGGATCATCGGCAAACAGGGGCGCACGGCGAAGTCCATCCGGACGATCCTGAACGCGGCGGCTTCGCGCACCAACCGCAAGGTGGTCCTCGACATCATCGAGGAAAAGTAG
- the rimM gene encoding ribosome maturation factor RimM has product MSSHGEERSRLVELGRIVNAHGIRGEVRMLPYNPATETARRGLEVVLRRGEESKRLVVSGARRHKSFVLLTFEGVRTRDEAEALVGFSVEVDAEDLPPKGLDELYHFELVGLRVFTREGRFLGRVSRLLPTPAHDVCVVEGAGAEVLLPFVRPVVLEVDPGAGRMVVDPPPGLLDDLP; this is encoded by the coding sequence ATGTCCTCGCACGGCGAGGAGCGCTCCCGCCTCGTCGAGCTCGGTCGCATCGTGAACGCCCACGGCATCCGGGGCGAGGTCCGGATGCTTCCCTACAACCCCGCGACGGAGACGGCCAGGCGCGGGCTCGAAGTCGTCCTGCGCCGGGGGGAAGAGAGCAAGCGGCTCGTCGTCTCGGGAGCCCGCCGCCACAAGTCCTTCGTGCTGCTGACGTTCGAGGGAGTGCGGACGCGAGACGAGGCGGAAGCCCTGGTCGGCTTTTCCGTCGAGGTCGACGCGGAGGACCTCCCGCCCAAAGGACTTGACGAGCTCTACCACTTCGAACTCGTGGGTCTTCGCGTCTTCACCCGCGAGGGGAGGTTCTTGGGAAGGGTCTCCCGGCTTCTGCCCACGCCGGCCCACGACGTCTGTGTCGTGGAGGGGGCCGGGGCCGAAGTTCTCCTGCCCTTCGTACGCCCCGTCGTGCTCGAGGTGGACCCGGGCGCGGGACGCATGGTCGTCGACCCGCCGCCGGGGCTTCTGGACGACCTGCCGTGA
- the trmD gene encoding tRNA (guanine-N(1)-)-methyltransferase, whose product MRFDILTLFPEFFESPLRTSLLGKAQERGVLQFRLVDVREYAPGKHRVTDDAPYGGGPGMVMKVEPIVAALEAVEATEPRPYKILLSPQGEVLTSRLARKLAEFPALALVAGRYEGVDERVREFVDTELSVGDYVLSGGEVAALVVVDAVSRFVPGVVGCADSVADESFARGLLEYPQYTRPPEFRGLRVPEVLLSGDHGAIARWRREQALRRTAERRPDLLEQAELDEEDRAFLARLRHG is encoded by the coding sequence GTGCGGTTCGACATCCTCACGCTCTTCCCCGAATTTTTCGAGTCCCCCCTGCGGACGAGTCTCCTCGGCAAGGCGCAGGAGCGGGGCGTGCTGCAATTCCGTCTCGTCGACGTTCGCGAATACGCCCCGGGAAAGCACCGCGTCACCGACGACGCTCCCTACGGGGGAGGCCCCGGCATGGTCATGAAGGTCGAGCCGATCGTGGCCGCACTCGAAGCCGTCGAGGCGACCGAACCCAGGCCCTACAAGATCCTCCTCTCGCCGCAGGGCGAGGTCCTCACCTCGCGCCTGGCTCGGAAACTCGCGGAGTTCCCCGCGCTCGCACTCGTCGCGGGCCGCTACGAAGGCGTGGACGAACGCGTGCGCGAGTTCGTGGACACGGAACTTTCCGTCGGAGACTACGTGCTTTCCGGGGGCGAGGTGGCCGCGCTCGTCGTCGTGGACGCCGTGAGCCGGTTCGTACCGGGTGTCGTCGGATGCGCGGACTCGGTCGCCGACGAGTCTTTCGCGCGGGGGCTTCTCGAATACCCGCAATACACGCGTCCCCCCGAGTTCCGAGGGCTCCGCGTGCCGGAGGTCCTGCTCTCGGGTGACCACGGGGCCATCGCCCGGTGGCGGCGCGAACAGGCGCTCCGCCGTACCGCCGAACGGCGACCGGACCTCCTCGAGCAGGCCGAGCTCGACGAGGAAGATCGCGCGTTTCTCGCCCGCCTCCGCCATGGGTGA
- the rplS gene encoding 50S ribosomal protein L19: protein MNRIIDKIEQAQLRTDLPDFRPGDTVRVHVRVVEGDKERIQVFEGVVLGRRGHGTGETFTVRKVSYSVGVERTFPVHSPRIEKIEVVSRGQVRRAKLYYLRERSGKAARIEQKSS from the coding sequence ATGAACCGAATCATCGACAAGATCGAGCAGGCCCAGCTTCGGACCGACCTCCCGGACTTCCGGCCCGGCGACACCGTGCGGGTCCACGTCCGGGTCGTCGAAGGAGACAAGGAACGGATCCAGGTCTTCGAAGGCGTCGTTCTCGGGCGGCGCGGGCACGGGACCGGGGAGACCTTCACGGTTCGCAAGGTTTCCTATTCGGTGGGAGTCGAGAGGACTTTCCCCGTCCACTCGCCACGCATCGAGAAGATCGAGGTCGTCTCCCGCGGGCAGGTGCGGCGCGCCAAGCTCTACTACCTGCGCGAGCGGAGCGGGAAAGCGGCAAGGATCGAACAGAAAAGCTCCTGA
- the recR gene encoding recombination protein RecR codes for MPVLPPPVERLVSELSKLPGIGEKTATRLAFHLLRTEPAEVEKLARALLGLRESTRFCSVCFALTDTDPCRFCQDPKRADDVLCVVEDEADLAAIERAGTFRGRYHVLQGTLSPLEGVEPEHLRIPELLRRLEGGRIQEVILATNPNVEGEATALYLAKLIKPLGVRVTRIAQGMPVGGDVEYADSVTLGKALEGRREL; via the coding sequence ATGCCGGTTCTTCCCCCTCCCGTCGAACGACTCGTCTCCGAGCTTTCGAAGCTCCCCGGCATCGGGGAAAAAACGGCCACGCGCCTCGCGTTTCACCTTCTCCGCACCGAGCCCGCCGAAGTCGAAAAACTCGCGCGCGCTCTGCTCGGGCTCCGGGAAAGTACCCGTTTCTGTTCGGTCTGTTTCGCCCTGACGGACACGGATCCCTGCCGCTTTTGCCAGGATCCGAAGCGCGCGGACGACGTGCTCTGCGTCGTCGAAGACGAGGCGGATCTCGCCGCCATCGAGCGTGCCGGGACGTTCCGGGGCCGCTACCACGTCTTGCAGGGGACACTCTCGCCGCTCGAGGGGGTGGAGCCCGAGCACTTGCGGATCCCCGAACTTCTCCGCCGTCTCGAGGGGGGACGGATCCAGGAGGTCATCCTCGCCACGAACCCGAACGTGGAGGGAGAAGCCACGGCGCTCTACCTGGCCAAGCTCATCAAGCCTCTCGGCGTGCGCGTGACGCGGATCGCGCAGGGGATGCCCGTCGGCGGCGACGTGGAATACGCGGACAGCGTCACCCTCGGCAAGGCGCTCGAGGGCAGGCGGGAGCTCTAG
- a CDS encoding nucleoid-associated protein, YbaB/EbfC family: MKPQWKDILKQAQAMQTRLTEIQEEVAKKTVEATAGGGMVRAVVNGRLEVVELHVEQDVFESGDREMLQDLVVAAVNQGIRKAQEMVAAEMAKVTGGLKIPGFAD, from the coding sequence GTGAAGCCGCAGTGGAAGGACATTCTCAAGCAGGCGCAAGCCATGCAGACCCGCCTCACCGAGATCCAGGAAGAGGTGGCGAAGAAAACCGTGGAGGCGACGGCCGGCGGCGGCATGGTCCGCGCCGTGGTCAACGGGCGCCTCGAGGTCGTCGAACTCCACGTCGAGCAGGACGTGTTCGAGTCCGGGGACCGCGAGATGCTGCAGGACCTCGTCGTGGCCGCGGTGAACCAGGGGATTCGAAAAGCGCAGGAGATGGTGGCGGCGGAAATGGCGAAGGTGACGGGAGGTCTCAAGATTCCGGGTTTCGCCGACTGA
- the dnaX gene encoding DNA polymerase III subunit gamma/tau, which yields MSYLVLARKWRPQNFEDLIGQEHVARTLQNAIRSDRVAHAFLFCGMRGVGKTSTARLLAKALNCEKGPTPEPCNACVPCREITAGVSVDVLEIDGASNRGIHEVRQIIENVRYRPAACRFKIYIIDEVHQVTTDAFNALLKTLEEPPEHVKFIFATTEPHKVPRTIVSRCQRYDFKRIGARAIVEHLSRICRREGIEVDEASLLALAREADGSMRDAQSLLDQVVAFAGSRIGLGDVRRALGIADRSLLYATADALVRRSPKEALEKLDELHTHGYDLHRFARELLEHFRNVAVARVGADEILSADLSEEEHALVRRHAEALSSEDVERAFRILLDAGQELSRAPYPKLVLEMALVKLATLPPVVPIEEVLERIERLVSSGASPSAPEAGAPSRPEVRARPEAPGNAAKRTSAPAPASPAGGSWSAFLEFVKKRKPPLFALLSQCSTPREKEGELEVEVPAGFHHDYLSRKENLEVLRALGSEFYGRPVELRLRAAGEAAQKPKAEDLRRSVLENPAVRAAVDILGGQVQEVKARPGKERGK from the coding sequence ATGTCCTACCTCGTTCTGGCGAGAAAGTGGCGGCCGCAGAACTTCGAGGATCTGATCGGCCAGGAGCACGTCGCGCGGACGCTGCAGAACGCCATCCGTTCGGACCGTGTCGCGCACGCGTTCCTCTTCTGCGGGATGCGAGGTGTCGGCAAGACTTCCACCGCCCGGCTCCTCGCCAAGGCGCTGAACTGCGAAAAAGGACCCACCCCGGAGCCGTGCAACGCTTGCGTGCCCTGCCGGGAGATCACGGCCGGGGTCTCCGTCGACGTTCTCGAGATCGACGGCGCCTCGAACCGGGGGATCCACGAGGTGAGGCAAATCATCGAGAACGTCCGTTACCGCCCCGCGGCCTGCCGGTTCAAGATTTACATCATCGACGAGGTGCACCAGGTCACCACCGACGCCTTCAACGCCCTTCTCAAGACCCTCGAAGAGCCACCCGAACACGTCAAGTTCATTTTCGCGACGACCGAACCCCACAAGGTCCCGCGGACGATCGTCTCCCGCTGCCAGCGATACGACTTCAAGCGGATCGGCGCGCGCGCCATCGTGGAGCACCTCTCCCGGATTTGCCGGCGCGAGGGTATCGAGGTGGACGAAGCCTCGCTCCTGGCCCTCGCCCGCGAAGCCGACGGGAGCATGCGGGATGCCCAGTCGCTCCTGGACCAGGTGGTCGCCTTCGCGGGGTCGCGGATCGGACTCGGGGACGTGCGCCGGGCGTTGGGGATCGCGGACCGTTCCCTGCTCTACGCGACCGCGGACGCGCTCGTCCGCCGGAGCCCGAAAGAGGCGCTCGAGAAGCTCGACGAACTCCATACCCACGGCTACGACCTCCACCGGTTCGCCCGCGAGCTCCTCGAACACTTCCGGAACGTCGCCGTCGCCCGGGTCGGCGCGGACGAAATCCTGTCGGCGGACCTTTCCGAAGAGGAGCACGCTCTCGTCCGTCGGCACGCGGAGGCCTTGAGTTCGGAGGACGTGGAGCGAGCCTTCCGGATTCTCCTCGACGCGGGGCAGGAGCTTTCCCGCGCACCGTACCCGAAGCTCGTCCTGGAGATGGCACTCGTCAAACTCGCCACCCTGCCGCCCGTCGTCCCCATCGAGGAGGTCCTCGAACGGATCGAACGGCTCGTGTCTTCGGGGGCGTCTCCGTCCGCGCCCGAGGCGGGAGCTCCCTCGCGTCCCGAGGTGCGCGCCCGGCCCGAGGCGCCCGGGAACGCGGCGAAACGAACTTCCGCGCCCGCTCCGGCGAGTCCGGCCGGCGGGAGCTGGAGTGCGTTCCTCGAGTTCGTCAAGAAACGGAAACCTCCTCTTTTCGCCCTTCTCTCGCAGTGCTCGACGCCTCGGGAGAAAGAAGGCGAGCTCGAGGTCGAGGTCCCTGCCGGCTTCCACCACGATTACTTGAGCCGCAAAGAAAACCTCGAGGTCCTGCGGGCTCTCGGATCGGAGTTCTACGGGCGACCGGTCGAGCTTCGGCTGCGAGCGGCCGGCGAGGCCGCGCAAAAGCCGAAGGCGGAAGACCTCCGGCGCTCGGTCCTCGAGAATCCCGCGGTCCGTGCCGCCGTCGACATCCTGGGAGGGCAGGTCCAGGAAGTCAAAGCCAGGCCGGGGAAGGAGCGAGGCAAGTGA
- a CDS encoding putative Fe-S cluster assembly protein SufT encodes MAYEEVELSRDCEAIQVPEGTKVVLPRGTRCTISQALGDSYTVQVPRMGLFRIAGKDADALGKTPAPSSRERTAGEPASEDDVWRALKEVYDPEIPVNIVDLGLVYDLRVEATPAGKRRVRVAMTLTAPGCGMGQVIAMDAKQRIEALPGVEEAQVELVWDPPWNPQMISPEGREKLGIA; translated from the coding sequence ATGGCGTACGAGGAAGTCGAACTCTCGCGCGACTGCGAGGCAATCCAGGTTCCCGAGGGAACGAAGGTCGTGCTGCCGCGCGGCACCCGGTGCACCATCAGTCAGGCGCTCGGCGATTCCTACACGGTACAGGTGCCTCGCATGGGTCTTTTTCGCATCGCGGGAAAAGACGCCGATGCTCTCGGAAAAACGCCGGCGCCGAGCTCGCGGGAGAGAACGGCCGGCGAGCCGGCGTCCGAGGACGACGTCTGGCGGGCCCTCAAGGAGGTCTACGACCCCGAGATCCCCGTCAACATCGTCGACCTGGGGCTCGTTTACGACCTGCGGGTGGAGGCGACTCCGGCCGGCAAAAGACGAGTTCGGGTGGCGATGACGCTCACGGCGCCGGGCTGCGGGATGGGCCAGGTCATCGCGATGGACGCCAAGCAGAGGATCGAGGCACTTCCCGGAGTCGAGGAGGCGCAGGTCGAACTCGTATGGGACCCTCCGTGGAACCCGCAGATGATCTCGCCCGAGGGGCGAGAAAAGCTGGGCATCGCTTGA